A DNA window from Desulfovibrio intestinalis contains the following coding sequences:
- a CDS encoding methyl-accepting chemotaxis protein translates to MKLSAKLILSFCSIILFMVLLFAVYMRNSQKITATVGHITETVIPSVVAIQSMNALLYSTRSDLAAVSTRTDRVTITEYTSRINRALRTIAEYEKIYADLAARPTPEECVMPASDKAAQDGENQGMDLPELLEHIRVATQEDAQNRLQIIAHAKEGESDEAVALFDRSRANFLRLAKFYEQVLELDTARSRQAAEAARHIADQSQKMAVGLTGAALLFSILVTCLLIVSVKRQLGIDPGQLNILAQRVAKGDYNTDADGNKKNRRGVYASIISMVASLQEHISNADKQSQMALSHSQRAEEALREAEAARVQAQGRTETLLHTAEQLEGVAHNLTTASDQLTRQIEQSSMGATATAENLDGAATAMEQMNATVRQVADNAGQAAQASAGTRTSAEEGAEVVRQALDSINKVNEVSERLKADMDDLNARARDISRIMGFISDIADQTNLLALNAAIEAARAGDAGRGFAVVADEVRKLAEKTVTSTHDVGAAISAMQKSTAHSMASLDEAVAQVKQATLSAGKSGSALEDIVSMADATAGQVRAIAAASEEQSAASEEVNRTISSVSQAARGSAQTMAEAAQAVIHLTEQAKTVENLVEKLRNNG, encoded by the coding sequence ATGAAGCTGAGCGCAAAACTGATCCTTTCGTTTTGCAGCATCATTCTTTTTATGGTGCTTCTTTTTGCCGTCTATATGCGCAACAGCCAAAAAATCACCGCCACTGTGGGCCACATCACCGAAACCGTCATTCCCTCAGTGGTGGCGATTCAGTCAATGAACGCCCTGCTCTACTCCACCCGGTCCGATCTGGCAGCCGTCAGCACGCGCACAGACCGCGTGACCATTACGGAATACACCTCGCGCATCAATCGCGCGCTGCGCACCATTGCAGAATATGAAAAAATTTATGCGGATCTGGCGGCCCGGCCCACGCCCGAAGAGTGCGTTATGCCAGCCTCAGACAAGGCCGCGCAGGATGGCGAAAATCAGGGTATGGATCTGCCGGAACTGCTGGAACACATCCGTGTGGCCACGCAGGAAGACGCCCAGAACCGTCTGCAAATCATCGCCCACGCCAAGGAAGGCGAAAGCGACGAGGCCGTGGCGCTTTTTGACCGCAGCCGGGCCAATTTTTTGCGTCTGGCAAAATTTTATGAGCAGGTGCTTGAGCTGGATACGGCCCGCAGCCGCCAGGCCGCAGAGGCCGCGCGCCACATCGCCGATCAGTCGCAAAAAATGGCTGTGGGCCTTACTGGCGCGGCCCTGCTGTTCAGCATTCTCGTCACCTGTTTGCTGATTGTTTCGGTCAAACGCCAGTTGGGCATTGATCCCGGTCAGCTCAATATTCTGGCCCAGCGTGTAGCCAAAGGCGATTACAACACGGATGCCGACGGCAACAAAAAAAATCGGCGCGGCGTGTATGCCTCCATCATATCAATGGTGGCATCTCTGCAGGAGCACATCAGCAATGCTGACAAGCAATCGCAGATGGCTTTGAGCCATTCACAGCGGGCCGAAGAAGCCTTGCGCGAAGCCGAGGCCGCGCGGGTGCAGGCGCAGGGCAGAACGGAAACCCTGCTGCACACTGCCGAACAGCTGGAAGGCGTGGCCCACAACCTGACCACAGCCTCGGATCAGCTGACGCGGCAGATCGAGCAGTCCAGCATGGGAGCCACGGCCACGGCGGAAAATCTGGACGGCGCAGCAACCGCTATGGAGCAGATGAACGCCACGGTGCGGCAGGTGGCAGACAATGCCGGGCAGGCGGCGCAGGCTTCAGCCGGAACACGAACCAGCGCCGAAGAAGGGGCAGAAGTCGTGCGGCAGGCTTTGGACAGCATCAACAAGGTCAATGAGGTTTCTGAACGCCTCAAGGCCGATATGGATGACCTTAATGCCCGTGCCCGCGACATCAGCCGCATTATGGGCTTTATTTCTGACATTGCAGACCAGACAAATTTGCTGGCCCTCAATGCGGCCATTGAAGCGGCGCGTGCCGGAGACGCCGGACGCGGCTTTGCCGTGGTTGCCGACGAGGTGCGCAAACTGGCGGAAAAAACCGTCACCTCCACGCACGATGTGGGAGCCGCCATCAGCGCCATGCAAAAAAGCACGGCTCACAGCATGGCCTCGCTGGACGAAGCCGTGGCCCAGGTTAAGCAAGCAACGCTCAGCGCGGGCAAATCCGGTTCAGCCCTTGAAGATATTGTAAGCATGGCCGACGCCACAGCAGGTCAGGTACGGGCCATTGCCGCCGCCAGTGAAGAACAGTCTGCCGCCAGCGAAGAAGTAAACCGCACCATCAGCAGCGTCAGTCAGGCAGCCCGTGGAAGTGCGCAAACTATGGCCGAGGCAGCCCAGGCTGTTATCCACCTTACAGAGCAGGCAAAGACTGTGGAAAATCTTGTGGAGAAGCTGCGAAACAACGGATGA